GCACCACAAAATTCACCTATTTTAACGCCCACAAGAGCCAAGGAATTAGCAAAAGAGATTTTTCCAAATAACACAGTTCACGGGACTTTATTCAAAAAAGAGGAAGATGCAATAGAAGTGATATTCTATGATGCTGAGCCAGAATTTTATCAAAGCGTTTTCTTAAACCCTTATTCTGGCGAAGTTATTCAGGTAGAAAATCATCTTTCAGGATTTTTTGCGTTTATTCTAAAAGGTCATATGCGACTTTGGTTACCAAAAGCAATTGGCGAACAAGTAGTTGGTGTTTCCATTCTAATTTTCATAGTGATCATCATTTCGGGATTTATTCTATGGTTGCCTAAAAAACGTAAAAACCTAAAGCAACGTTTAAAATTTGATTGGAAAAAATCCACACGTTGGAAACGTAAAAACTTTGATTTACATGCTGTAGTTGGTTTTTACATTTGTTCACTTGCATTAATTTTGGCTTTTACAGGTTCAATGATGTCTTATAATTGGCTTAAATATGTAGTTTACAAATCTACTGGTGGCGAAAAAGAGGCACGTTTTATTATTCCTGAAAATGAAAGTGAAATTAGTGAAAGAGATAGTGAAATTCCAATGGACTATTTAATTACAAAACTTTCAAAAGAAAATCCAAATGCCGAAAGTTTTGAACTGCATTACCCAAAAACAGCGGACGAAAGTATTTACGTAGAAGTTTCGAACAGCAAAGGATTGTATTACGATTCCGATTTTAGATTTTTCGACCAAAATACGCTGGAGGAAATAGATACGCCAAGCATTTACGGAAAATATGAAAATGCGAAAATAGCGGACAAAATCCAACGAATGAATTATGATATACACATTGGAGCAATTGGCGGAATTGCAGGAAAAATTATTGCATTTTTAGTTAGTTTGCTAACCGCGAGTTTACCTGTAACGGGATTTTTATTGTGGTACGGACGGAATTATAAAAGAAAAAGTTATCGAAAGGTTTAAAGTTTAGTACTTAAATTACCATTCCATTCACTTTCACACAAACTCCACATCCAAACAAAACAGTGTCTTAGATTACGTCGTAAAAGGAACATTTGAGAATAAAACTTTTGAGTAAGTCGGTTGCATATTTATTATGCTCCTGAGCTAGGCATTGCCCGTGTAAGGGTTGAATCCCATTTTCAGTAAATCCAAAAGCACTTTTCGGTAACAGCCGGAACTTCCAAACGTTCTTCCTTGGCCTTGTAATTATGGGCATCTGGCGTTTAAATAACCGGTTTCTGATTCCAGAACGAAAAGTAAACGTACAAGCGTTAGGAGAGGTCGTTGTTGCCGGTAAATATTTTAGGTTCAGAATAGTTCGCTTCATGAACAAAACGTTTACGGAATCGTGTACGTTTTGTAAAAGTAAAAAAATTGAGGACATAAAAAAAGGATTATGAGAACACAACCCTTTGATTTTCAATCTTTAGACTTAGTAGCGGGAAGCTTTGATTTATTGAACCAAAATAACTTTATCACTGACTTCATCAAAATAATTGATTTTGAAAAATCAACCTCCAGTTAAACCATCGTCTGTGTAAGTAATAAATGTGGGTGGGGTACATTATTAAATAGATGCAATATCTCTAGTGTTCAATAAGCTATTGATTATAGAAATGCTTACGCTTTTGTTATTTCAAATTATCTATTTCCTTTTTAATTTCTATTCTCAAAGTATTATTTAGTGCAAGTGCATAGTTAATTTGATTAATACAATATCTTTTTACATCTATTTGAAATTTGACAAGTTGCAAAAGATTGGTCGTAGCCATCCTTTCTTTAACTAGCTTTTCATCAACTATTCTGTTTTCATCCCAATCCAAATTCGATAGTACAAAAGGTACTATTCTATCATTGGTAAAGGTTTCAGCAAATTCAGAAGAAGCTTCTAAATGGTCATATTGCCTTTCGTAATAGTTTGTCAAATTACCTTTTAGACCCTCATTTTTAATTTCCGAGAACAGACCATTTGATTTTAAAGTTGAATAAGCGTTATCACTCTCAAAAAAGTACCAGTAGTGGTCTAGATTATGCAGTAATGAATCTAACTTAATGTTGTTATAATTCCTGTTTGAGATTGCCTCCAGATATTGAAGATGTTTATGTTCCATCTCTTCATAAATTTTCAAAGTTTCTTCATCTTGCTTCAAGTCATTTATTATTTGGCCAAGAGATTTTCCGAGGCTTATATTTTTCTTTCTTTCCTCATTCCAGTTGTTAACTTGAATTGCCAATAGAATTCCAATCATAACTAATATAATTTCACCAATGGCATATTTTAGATATTTGGTGGTCTTGCCCTCATTCAAAAGGGTTTTTCGTATGTTTCTAAAAAATTTTATCATTGGTTAGTG
This genomic stretch from Flavobacteriaceae bacterium GSB9 harbors:
- a CDS encoding PepSY domain-containing protein — its product is MTFKKIIFQLHKILGLSTGLVVFIVAVTGCCWAFRDEIESLYGDYKKVAPQNSPILTPTRAKELAKEIFPNNTVHGTLFKKEEDAIEVIFYDAEPEFYQSVFLNPYSGEVIQVENHLSGFFAFILKGHMRLWLPKAIGEQVVGVSILIFIVIIISGFILWLPKKRKNLKQRLKFDWKKSTRWKRKNFDLHAVVGFYICSLALILAFTGSMMSYNWLKYVVYKSTGGEKEARFIIPENESEISERDSEIPMDYLITKLSKENPNAESFELHYPKTADESIYVEVSNSKGLYYDSDFRFFDQNTLEEIDTPSIYGKYENAKIADKIQRMNYDIHIGAIGGIAGKIIAFLVSLLTASLPVTGFLLWYGRNYKRKSYRKV
- a CDS encoding DUF6090 family protein; translation: MIKFFRNIRKTLLNEGKTTKYLKYAIGEIILVMIGILLAIQVNNWNEERKKNISLGKSLGQIINDLKQDEETLKIYEEMEHKHLQYLEAISNRNYNNIKLDSLLHNLDHYWYFFESDNAYSTLKSNGLFSEIKNEGLKGNLTNYYERQYDHLEASSEFAETFTNDRIVPFVLSNLDWDENRIVDEKLVKERMATTNLLQLVKFQIDVKRYCINQINYALALNNTLRIEIKKEIDNLK